The following coding sequences lie in one Nycticebus coucang isolate mNycCou1 chromosome 18, mNycCou1.pri, whole genome shotgun sequence genomic window:
- the KRT12 gene encoding keratin, type I cytoskeletal 12, whose product MDLPGNSVLLSVRTSGPNRRLSAQSGIVGRPRGMSASSVGSGYGGNALGFGAGYGGGFSAASMFGSSSGFGGGLGTSLAGGLGSGYGRALGGGGFGGLGIGFGGSSGSASLGLISGNDGGLLSGSEKETMQNLNDRLASYLDKVRALEEANTELENKIREWYETRGTGTGDPASQSDYSKYYPLIEDLRNKIISANIGNAQILLQIDNARLAAEDFRMKYENELALRQSVEADINGLRRVLDELTLARSDLEMQIENLKEELAYMKKNHEEELQSFRVGGPGEVSVEMDAAPGVDLTRLLNEMRAQYEAIAEQNRKDAEAWFIEKSGELRKEISTNTEQLQSSKSEVTDLRRAVQNLEIELQSQLAMKKSLEDSLAEAEGEYCGQLSQVQQLIGHLEAQLLQVRADAERQNADHQRLLNVKARLELEIETYRRLLDGEAQGDGLDESLFVPDSKSQTQSIDSSKDPTKKRKIKTVVQEMVNGEVVSSQVQEIEEPM is encoded by the exons ATGGATCTCCCAGGCAACAGCGTGTTACTCTCGGTGCGCACCTCCGGGCCAAACCGGCGGCTGTCTGCACAGAGTGGGATAGTGGGCAGACCCAGGGGCATGTCTGCTTCCAGTGTTGGAAGTGGCTATGGGGGAAATGCCCTTGGCTTTGGAGCCGGCTATGGGGGAGGATTTTCTGCTGCTTCCATGTTTGGTTCTAGTTCTGGTTTTGGTG GAGGACTGGGAACCTCCTTGGCAGGAGGACTAGGCAGTGGTTATGGGAGAGCCCTGGGGGGAGGTGGCTTTGGAGGGCTGGGAATTGGATTTGGGGGAAGCTCAGGAAGTGCCTCCCTAGGTCTTATCTCTGGCAATGATGGAGGCCTTCTCTCTGGATCAGAAAAAGAAACCATGCAAAATCTTAATGATAGATTAGCCTCCTACCTGGATAAGGTTCGAGCTCTAGAGGAAGCTAATACTGAGCTAGAAAACAAAATTCGAGAATGGTATGAAACACGAGGAACTGGGACTGGAGACCCTGCTTCACAGAGTGATTACAGTAAATATTACCCACTGATCGAAGACCTCAGGAATAAG ATCATTTCTGCCAACATTGGAAATGCCCAGATCCTCCTGCAGATTGACAACGCGAGACTGGCTGCCGAGGACTTCCGGATGAA GTATGAGAACGAGCTGGCCCTGCGCCAGAGCGTGGAGGCCGACATCAACGGCCTGCGCCGGGTGCTGGACGAGCTGACCCTGGCCAGGAGCGACCTGGAGATGCAGATCGAAAACCTGAAGGAGGAGCTGGCCTACATGAAGAAGAACCACGAGGAG GAGCTCCAAAGCTTCCGAGTGGGTGGCCCCGGCGAGGTCAGCGTCGAAATGGACGCCGCCCCCGGAGTGGACCTCACCAGGCTGCTCAACGAAATGCGGGCGCAGTATGAAGCCATCGCTGAGCAGAACCGCAAGGACGCAGAAGCCTGGTTCATCGAAAAG AGCGGGGAGCTCCGGAAGGAGATCAGCACCAACACCGAGCAGCTCCAGTCCAGCAAGAGCGAGGTCACCGACCTGAGGCGCGCCGTCCAAAACCTGGAAATCGAGCTTCAGTCCCAGCTCGCCATG AAGAAATCCCTGGAGGACTCGCTGGCGGAAGCCGAGGGAGAATACTGCGGCCAGCTGTCCCAGGTGCAGCAGCTCATCGGCCACCTGGAGGCGCAGCTGCTGCAGGTGCGCGCGGACGCCGAGCGCCAGAACGCCGACCACCAGCGCCTGCTCAACGTCAAGGCCCGCCTGGAGCTGGAGATCGAGACCTACCGCCGCCTGCTGGACGGGGAGGCCCAGGG TGATGGTCTAGATGAAAGTCTATTTGTGCCAGACTCCAAGTCTCAAACACAGTCAATTGATTCCTCTAAAG ACCCAACCAAAAAACGAAAAATCAAGACAGTTGTGCAGGAGATGGTGAATGGTGAAGTGGTCTCATCCCAAGTTCAGGAAATTGAAGAACCAATGTAA